A single Metarhizium brunneum chromosome 5, complete sequence DNA region contains:
- the SEN1 gene encoding Helicase SEN1, producing MSDLNEELAKWYEELQKLPHDCHLLCPKIDSDDRENYKTFDDPESQITVEDKKQRIEDGHHRIEITYWNSLIFGFDKSEAGKWAEEFKDRLEHVLRSCSECVLNWHMQRQVYLQRFSEKWNEQVIEHIEQMLNRIDIARISCNLQWAKEYIGKIEERGDVFKKTQLGEKLPEVLIAVYEALCCMPFMSTPDQRALFQYVFMRLQGKSYLKLGRSDPLPGMTYFLFDQKNDDRRKWAQENWKFINSKSMTEAQFDWAVSNGLTSAIDDIARIQVTPQFSDEERLAIERFWEGFEIILTKLPENLIHSRLRSLELRQGSSIYDLLFRHIQTCPSEGMLVVTIRVLTIFLKDYPKAFWDVIGDARPNVIADLLFASPVYKVLLRQSLDDCWSGFSMDSDVVPFPTSWIQPWLMSLGRDRRYDACEVLMHTLFATLAKDPFIGEPGQAACIRAGFDAINFTLKSFLDPDIQTASGTTHLYAGGAFNLVVKNKDLILESLRPPQDSREGWTTFRVSDAAMSVLHAAMKLDMKMFLEEFQAIHNKKQLQSTILRESKTFWETIVETFDSSGDQVTLAKDVLVSLGPLISVEQIRPRKSINKLDESSQRFNTSLGSIADVLARILGRVSEVDATDLNLLFADRLSFQVIVGLSVHDDSNLAEGSAEILKSWTGELSRSGAIEHMSQLHPEQTLSSIVWTLERVLKPPFPWGPIRPLLNMSRDVLRGLSDPTSGVLRTKTLNSKSVAVVLRWWNEQWRFVSKSCLNIESWSFCISNAIMTEFCREIMELAEALIAEDGLLTSATALGKSEQDVMPIILGPAKENFRGMENMIRLKDRWLVDVTVRVLGKILTRLRENKLEINAGSRKLITDACIPTGTTGKYLRSTNLTDQQRAELLQALGHDEEVQILQLGPTTSVVDRTTALDKERSKKQSKLDAWSKSAPPGTPSDKVGRSNRDDVLEFSRSADSPILKQLAAQQARSKSKGPDMKAILALKESRQRERAEKAKRDAEAIARAKKIRGELVPGEGSGAQSLASTGKDNARSEIMVNSSDEESDDDSADSDSDEQLATLSTGGQKGLDEHEKRRQQALRDRLRRPVKKIRQQRSVKEMRARLIPPMDRLHNTILAWDIFHQGNDPPNGPAASEVATKYPDPRSYQATFFPLLASEAWRSFVTAKDEITAQPFGMKLASRASVDSFLEVAFTLPVVQNRERGVSEGDILLVSEAESPLQNPISRHCLARVHRITYKKDLIEITYRVASRNNQLSTLLMPGVTIYGVKITNMTTIEREYAALESLQYYDLMDEILKAEPSPILRYGEEKISNAMQNWTLNHGQAVAVLGAQDNDGFTLIQGPPGTGKTKTITAMVGSLLSEQLAQASNGVPMGAPLRPLAGAIPAGQGRPKKLLVCAPSNAAVDELVLRLKSGVKTSSGKTKPINVLRLGRSDAINAAVKDVTLDELVRNRMEGDNTKDKAKAERDKLHGDAAKIREELAEIRQLLDEARAQDNRITQNTLSRKFDELKRQQMNIGKQIDANKDSGNSLAREMEMRRRQVQQEILNSAHVLCATLSGSGHEMFRNLDVEFETVIIDEAAQCVELSALIPLKYGCCKCILVGDPKQLPPTVLSQSAARFGYDQSLFVRMQQNHPKSVHLLDMQYRMHPEISMFPSKEFYEGQLQDGQDMLQLRHQPWHQSALLGPYRFFDVEGVQEKGRKGQSLVNTRELQVAMEMYDRFSKEYKQCDLTGKIGIITPYKAQLFELRNRFTSRYGENITDIIEFNTTDAFQGRECEIIIFSCVRASSTGGIGFMTDIRRMNVGLTRAKSSLWILGDSRALVQGEFWKKLIEDAKARDRYTKGDILGMFRRPLRRASPSSYQAPQKESPKDIEMLDSPAAKPIMDGVKNIKSGPSTDLPALSNGSQSRKTTDGSIPNVVPRGAGLPVIHTSDNQASEPKKRPLDGSEPGQQAAKRVCGISVAVQTTSNQAQISNTTADCEYAARRPDGQIRTKTCQTDDAAAAQGSVGNVSPRDGTPGTTPSSSDEFESDSDESGTEWVDVDIGSTQ from the exons ATGTCGGATCTTAACGAGGAACTGGCAAAATGGTACGAGGAACTACAGAAGCTCCCCCATGATTGCCATCTACTCTGCCCGAAGATCGACTCCGACGATCGCGAAAATTACAAAACCTTTGATGACCCTGAATCCCAAATCACCGTCGAAGACAAAAAACAGCGGATCGAAGATGGCCATCACCGCATCGAAATCACGTACTGGAATAGCCTGATATTTGGATTTGATAAAAGTGAGGCAGGGAAATGGGCAGAGGAGTTCAAAGATAGACTCGAGCATGTACTGAGGAGTTGCTCTGAATGCGTCCTCAACTGGCACATGCAACGCCAGGTCTATCTGCAAAGATTTTCTGA AAAATGGAACGAACAAGTCATCGAGCACATCGAACAAATGCTGAATCGAATCGATATCGCCAGAATTAGTTGCAATCTTCAGTGGGCGAAAGAATACATCGGCAAAATCGAGGAAAGGGGAGATGTTTTCAAAAAGACGCAGTTGGGAGAGAAGCTGCCAGAAGTTCTTATTGCTGTCTACGAGGCTCTTTGCTGCATGCCGTTCATGTCAACACCTGACCAGCGCGCCCTTTTTCAGTACGTCTTCATGCGGTTGCAGGGCAAGAGTTATCTCAAGCTGGGGCGAAGCGATCCACTCCCTGGCATGACATACTTTTTATTTGATCAAAAGAATGATGACCGTCGAAAATGGGCACAAGAAAACTGGAAATTCATCAACTCCAAATCGATGACGGAGGCCCAGTTTGACTGGGCTGTGAGCAACGGATTGACCAGTGCGATAGATGACATTGCCAGAATTCAGGTGACTCCTCAGTTCTCGGATGAAGAGCGACTGGCTATCGAGCGTTTCTGGGAAGGGTTTGAAATAATTTTGACCAAGCTGCCAGAGAACCTTATTCACAGCCGCCTCCGCAGTCTGGAACTGCGCCAAGGCTCAAGCATTTACGACCTATTATTCCGTCACATTCAGACCTGTCCCTCGGAAGGTATGCTGGTTGTGACGATCCGAGTACTGACAATCTTCTTAAAAGATTACCCAAAAGCCTTTTGGGATGTAATCGGTGATGCTCGGCCAAACGTAATTGCCGACCTGCTTTTTGCTAGTCCTGTTTACAAGGTTTTGCTTCGCCAATCTCTTGACGACTGCTGGAGTGGGTTCAGCATGGATTCGGATGTTGTGCCTTTTCCTACATCGTGGATTCAACCTTGGCTTATGTCGTTGGGTCGAGACCGTAGATATGACGCTTGTGAAGTCCTCATGCACACTCTGTTTGCGACTCTGGCAAAAGATCCATTCATTGGTGAACCGGGGCAAGCCGCGTGTATTCGTGCTGGCTTTGACGCCATAAATTTCACCCTGAAGTCCTTCCTAGATCCCGATATACAGACAGCATCCGGTACGACTCATTTATACGCGGGTGGCGCTTTTAATCTAGTGGTAAAGAACAAGGACCTCATATTGGAGAGCCTGCGGCCACCACAAGATTCACGAGAGGGCTGGACGACTTTCAGAGTCTCCGACGCGGCCATGTCAGTCCTACATGCCGCTATGAAATTGGATATGAAGATGTTTTTGGAGGAGTTCCAGGCTATTCACAACAAAAAGCAACTTCAATCAACAATTCTCCGTGAGTCAAAGACATTTTGGGAAACCATTGTCGAAACATTCGACTCTTCGGGGGATCAAGTGACGCTGGCAAAGGATGTCTTAGTGTCCCTTGGCCCTCTCATCTCAGTCGAACAAATACGGCCACGCAAAAGCATCAACAAGCTGGATGAGTCTAGCCAGCGATTCAACACATCACTCGGTAGCATTGCCGATGTGTTGGCGAGAATATTGGGTCGAGTTTCGGAAGTGGACGCCACCGATTTGAATCTCCTGTTTGCAGATCGATTGTCCTTTCAGGTTATTGTAGGGTTATCCGTCCACGACGATTCTAACCTGGCTGAAGGCTCAGCGGAGATCCTCAAAAGCTGGACCGGTGAATTATCGCGGAGTGGTGCCATAGAACACATGTCTCAACTACATCCGGAACAAACTCTATCTTCTATCGTCTGGACACTGGAGAGAGTTCTTAAACCACCATTTCCTTGGGGACCTATCCGTCCGCTGCTCAATATGAGCAGGGATGTTCTCAGGGGATTGTCCGACCCGACCTCGGGTGTCCTCAGAACAAAGACTCTCAACTCAAAATCCGTCGCTGTAGTGTTACGCTGGTGGAATGAGCAGTGGAGATTCGTTTCAAAGTCCTGTCTCAATATAGAATCTTGGTCATTTTGCATTTCAAACGCGATTATGACCGAGTTCTGTCGAGAAATTATGGAACTAGCCGAAGCTCTTATTGCAGAAGACGGCCTTCTCACTTCTGCTACTGCTTTGGGCAAAAGTGAACAGGACGTGATGCCAATCATTCTGGGCCCGGCGAAAGAGAACTTTCGGGGAATGGAAAACATGATTCGATTGAAGGATAGATGGTTAGTTGACGTTACCGTTCGAGTGCTCGGCAAGATCTTGACTAGACTTCGGGAAAATAAACTCGAAATCAATGCCGGGTCACGAAAGCTCATCACGGACGCCTGCATTCCTACTGGGACTACCGGAAAGTACCTCCGCTCAACGAATTTAACAGACCAACAACGAGCTGAATTGCTTCAAGccctcggccatgatgaagaagtTCAGATTTTACAACTTGGGCCTACTACCAGTGTGGTAGATCGGACAACTGCTTTAGACAAGGAAAGGTCTAAGAAGCAGAGCAAGCTGGATGCTTGGTCCAAGTCTGCCCCTCCTGGGACTCCTTCCGATAAGGTTGGGAGGTCCAATAGAGATGACGTCCTGGAATTTAGCAGATCGGCTGACAGTCCTATTCTAAAGCAGCTTGCGGCACAGCAAGCAAGGTCTAAGTCCAAGGGTCCCGACATGAAGGCTATTTTGGCACTTAAGGAGAGCAGACAGAGAGAAAGGGCTGAGAAAGCCAAGAGAGATGCTGAGGCTATTGCCAGAGCCAAGAAGATTCGTGGAGAACTTGTCCCAGGAGAAGGATCTGGAGCCCAGAGTCTTGCATCAACAGGGAAAGATAATGCAAGAAGTGAAATCATGGTTAACAGCTCTGATGAGGAATCAGACGATGATAGTGCAGATTCTGACTCGGACGAGCAGCTTGCAACATTGAGCACTGGCGGCCAGAAAGGTCTTGACGAACATGAAAAACGTCGGCAGCAGGCTCTGCGAGATCGACTGCGCAGGCCGGTCAAGAAGATTCGACAGCAGCGTTCAGTTAAGGAAATGAGAGCTCGCTTGATCCCTCCTATGGATAGACTTCACAACACCATTCTAGCATGGGACATTTTTCACCAAGGCAACGACCCTCCTAATGGTCCGGCTGCCTCCGAGGTTGCTACAAAGTATCCCGATCCGCGGTCGTATCAAGCAACGTTCTTTCCTTTGCTTGCTTCCGAGGCCTGGCGTTCTTTCGTGACCGCAAAGGATGAGATAACGGCTCAGCCCTTCGGCATGAAACTTGCCAGCAGGGCAAGTGTTGACAGCTTTTTGGAAGTAGCCTTCACTTTACCTGTTGTTCAAAATCGTGAAAGGGGAGTCTCAGAAGGAGATATTCTCTTGGTCTCCGAAGCCGAGAGCCCTCTCCAAAACCCTATTTCAAGACACTGTCTGGCTAGAGTTCACCGAATCACGTACAAGAAGGATCTCATCGAAATTACATACCGTGTCGCATCACGTAACAACCAACTATCGACCTTGTTAATGCCTGGAGTCACTATCTATGGCGTCAAGATAACTAATATGACTACCATCGAACGAGAATATGCTGCGCTGGAAAGTCTACAGTATTACGATCTCATGGATGAAATCTTGAAAGCTGAACCGTCACCGATTCTTCGATACGGGGAGGAAAAGATTTCGAATGCCATGCAAAATTGGACTCTTAACCATGGTCAGGCTGTGGCGGTACTGGGGGCTCAAGATAACGATGGTTTCACACTTATCCAAGGACCGCCTGGAActggcaagaccaagactATTACTGCAATGGTTGGGTCATTACTCTCAGAACAGCTTGCCCAAGCCTCGAACGGCGTGCCTATGGGCGCTCCACTGCGCCCTTTGGCTGGTGCCATACCTGCTGGTCAAGGCCGCCCGAAAAAACTTCTTGTCTGCGCTCCCAGTAACGCAGCTGTTGATGAATTAGTACTTCGTCTAAAGAGTGGTGTCAAGACTAGCAGTGGAAAAACGAAGCCTATCAATGTACTTCGTCTCGGCAGGAGCGATGCTATTAACGCTGCCGTCAAGGATGTCACGCTCGACGAACTTGTCCGAAATCGAATGGAGGGTGACAATACCAAGGACAAAGCCAAAGCCGAAAGAGACAAGCTTCACGGAGACGCGGCGAAAATCAGGGAAGAGCTTGCAGAAATTAGACAGCTCCTTGATGAAGCTCGTGCACAGGATAATCGTATCACACAAAACACCCTCTCCCGAAAATTTGACGAGCTAAAGCGGCAGCAAATGAACATTGGTAAACAAATCGACGCAAACAAGGATAGCGGCAATTCCCTTGCTCGAGAGATGGAGATGCGTCGCAGACAAGTTCAGCAGGAAATCCTCAACTCTGCTCATGTGCTTTGTGCAACACTTAGTGGTAGTGGACATGAAATGTTCCGCAACTTAGATGTTGAGTTTGAAACCGTTATTATCGATGAAGCTGCTCAATGTGTCGAGCTCAGCGCCTTGATTCCACTCAAATATGGATGCTGCAAATGTATACTTGTGGGTGACCCCAAGCAGCTTCCTCCAACCGTTTTGTCTCAGTCTGCTGCACGTTTTGGCTACGACCAGAGTTTGTTCGTTCGAATGCAACAGAACCATCCCAAGTCTGTCCATCTACTCGATATGCAATACCGAATGCATCCAGAGATCAGCATGTTTCCCAGCAAAGAATTCTACGAAGGACAGCTCCAAGACGGGCAAGACATGCTGCAGCTTCGACACCAGCCCTGGCATCAGAGTGCTCTCCTTGGCCCTTATCGGTTCTTTGATGTGGAGGGTGTTCAAGAAAAAGGCAGAAAAGGTCAATCACTGGTTAACACTAGAGAACTGCAAGTTGCCATGGAGATGTATGACCGTTTCAGTAAAGAGTACAAGCAATGTGATCTTACAGGCAAGATTGGCATCATTACCCCATATAAAGCTCAATTGTTTGAGCTGAGGAATCGTTTTACAAGTCGATACGGCGAAAATATCACTGATATCATCGAATTCAACACTACAGACGCCTTTCAAGGTCGAGAATGTGAAATTATCATATTCTCCTGCGTACGAGCCAGCTCAACGGGAGGTATTGGTTTTATGACGGATATTCGCCGTATGAATGTTGGTTTGACTCGTGCCAAATCATCACTGTGGATTCTAGGAGACTCTAGAGCATTGGTTCAGGGTGAGTTCTGGAAGAAATTGATTGAAGATGCCAAAGCCAGAGACAGATACACAAAGGGCGATATACTAGGCATGTTCAGACGGCCTTTACGAAGAGCAAGCCCGTCAAGCTACCAAGCGCCTCAAAAGGAATCTCCCAAAGATATCGAGATGCTCGACTCCCCTGCTGCAAAACCTATCATGGATGGTGTGAAGAATATCAAATCAGGACCATCGACTGACCTGCCGGCCTTGAGCAACGGAAGCCAATCCCGAAAGACTACTGACGGCAGTATACCGAATGTTGTTCCACGCGGAGCGGGTCTGCCCGTGATACACACTTCAGATAACCAAGCTTCTGAGCCAAAGAAGCGACCGCTGGACGGGTCAGAGCCTGGACAGCAAGCAGCAAAGAGAGTATGTGGCATATCAGTGGCAGTCCAAACAACCAGCAACCAAGCACAGATTTCTAATACAACAGCAGATTGCGAGTACGCAGCGAGGCGGCCTGATGGGCAAATTCGGACAAAAACCTGTCAAAcagacgatgccgccgccgcccaaggATCCGTCGGCAATGTCAGTCCTCGGGATGGTACCCCCGGAACGACCCCCTCCTCCAGCGATGAATTCGAAAGCGATTCCGATGAATCAGGCACCGAATGGGTCGATGTCGACATCGGGTCAACCCAGTAG